In Candidatus Krumholzibacteriia bacterium, the following proteins share a genomic window:
- a CDS encoding efflux RND transporter periplasmic adaptor subunit: MRKRKKLFIGLGILLVLLAVVAVSLLRGRGEKGTPVTLAAVKVGTVVGKVSGPGVVNPEAIVDISAHLPGEITRLAVKEGDAVTKGQLLLEIDPTKFQASVEEGQAAVAAQKSQVQLAHAQNEKAQADVKRSEDLYARKLVSDQEVHLARTTARVEESRLGAAEQAYQQSVAALQRAQDDLNKCRYTANMDGVVSRLNVEEGEMAVVGTMNNPGTVLLSIADLARMEVEAEIDETDIVDVRLGQKARVKVDAFPDTSFGATVTEIANTAVTRNRGTQEEVTNFTVKVVMVDRDPALRPGMTATLEIETAVRDNVVRIPIQAVVARDPEKEKQALEKEKKPNDKGGNTASAAETPEDEEAAESKRKEGVYVFRDGRAEFVPVESGVSDDRFIEIRTGLAAGERVVTGPYQTLRTLTSGKLLRERKPEEAAREGKPQT, from the coding sequence ATGCGCAAGCGAAAGAAGCTGTTCATCGGGCTCGGGATCCTGCTCGTTCTCCTCGCCGTCGTCGCCGTCAGCTTGCTGCGCGGGCGCGGCGAGAAGGGCACGCCGGTGACGCTCGCCGCCGTCAAGGTCGGCACGGTCGTGGGCAAGGTGAGCGGCCCCGGGGTGGTGAACCCCGAGGCGATCGTGGACATCAGCGCCCACCTGCCCGGCGAGATCACCCGGCTGGCGGTGAAGGAGGGCGATGCGGTGACCAAGGGCCAGCTCCTCCTCGAGATCGACCCCACCAAGTTCCAGGCCAGCGTCGAAGAGGGGCAGGCGGCGGTGGCGGCGCAGAAGTCACAGGTGCAGCTGGCGCACGCGCAGAACGAGAAGGCTCAGGCGGATGTGAAACGCTCCGAGGACCTGTACGCCCGCAAGCTGGTCTCCGACCAGGAGGTGCACCTGGCACGAACGACGGCGCGAGTGGAGGAGTCCCGACTGGGGGCCGCCGAGCAAGCGTATCAGCAGTCGGTGGCGGCGCTGCAGCGGGCGCAGGACGACCTCAATAAGTGCCGTTACACCGCCAACATGGATGGCGTGGTCTCGCGGCTCAACGTCGAGGAAGGCGAAATGGCCGTGGTGGGAACCATGAACAACCCCGGCACCGTGCTGCTCTCCATCGCCGATCTCGCCCGCATGGAGGTGGAGGCCGAGATCGACGAGACCGATATCGTGGACGTGCGTCTGGGACAGAAGGCCCGGGTGAAGGTGGACGCCTTCCCGGACACCAGTTTCGGCGCCACGGTGACGGAGATCGCCAACACCGCGGTGACCCGGAACCGGGGCACCCAGGAAGAGGTGACGAACTTCACGGTCAAGGTGGTCATGGTGGACCGCGATCCGGCGCTGCGACCGGGCATGACGGCGACGTTGGAGATCGAGACCGCGGTGCGCGACAACGTCGTCCGCATCCCCATCCAGGCTGTGGTGGCCCGTGACCCGGAGAAGGAGAAGCAAGCGCTGGAGAAGGAGAAGAAACCCAACGACAAAGGCGGGAACACCGCCAGTGCGGCGGAAACGCCGGAGGACGAGGAGGCGGCCGAGAGCAAGCGCAAGGAAGGAGTCTACGTCTTCCGCGACGGGCGCGCCGAGTTCGTTCCGGTGGAAAGCGGTGTGAGCGACGACCGCTTCATCGAAATCCGCACCGGCCTCGCCGCCGGAGAGCGCGTGGTCACCGGCCCCTACCAAACCCTGCGGACCCTCACCAGCGGCAAGCTGCTCCGGGAACGCAAGCCCGAGGAAGCCGCGCGGGAGGGCAAACCGCAAACATGA
- a CDS encoding PIN domain-containing protein, which produces MEAIGAGPVALDTVVFIYFIEENALYLPFVQPLFQAVDAQRVRAVSSSLTLLEVLVVPYRAGNHALADRYEQILTRGRGLDLLDIDRHQLRVGAYLRAVHPNLRAPDALQPAAALGAGCTSFLTNDRTLPSLPGLHVLQLREFVAS; this is translated from the coding sequence ATGGAAGCGATCGGCGCCGGACCGGTGGCGCTCGACACGGTCGTTTTCATCTACTTCATCGAGGAGAATGCGCTCTATCTCCCGTTTGTCCAGCCGCTGTTCCAAGCCGTCGATGCACAGCGGGTACGTGCCGTTTCTTCCAGTCTCACCCTTCTGGAAGTCCTCGTCGTCCCTTACCGGGCGGGGAATCACGCCCTCGCAGACCGCTACGAGCAGATCCTCACCCGCGGGCGGGGGCTCGATCTCCTCGACATCGATCGTCATCAGCTCCGGGTGGGGGCGTACCTCCGCGCCGTCCATCCGAACCTGCGAGCACCCGACGCGTTGCAACCTGCGGCCGCACTTGGCGCCGGCTGCACCTCGTTTCTCACTAACGATCGCACCTTGCCCTCGCTTCCAGGCCTGCACGTGCTCCAGCTTCGCGAATTCGTCGCTTCATAA
- a CDS encoding efflux RND transporter periplasmic adaptor subunit, whose translation MFLVLLGLATTFGACGKQKDLPLYEAVPVSRRDLVVSAIAAGQLEPVLTVDVKSKASGEIIDMRVETGADVDPGQLLASIDPRQPRNQLAQAEANLEVAKAQEENADAQLARSQKLFQLEGIPETEYETAKLASANAKAAVVRAQVDLETARDQMDDTQVRAPLRGTVLVKNVELGTVISSPTRDVGGGTVLFRMANLDSVQVRSLVDETDIGKVRPGLETTITVDAYPNRPFSGRVLKIEPQATVQQNVTMFPVLVGLLNPEHLLMPGMNCEVEIHVGERQGVLAIPNAALRTQRDVASAAQVLGLDPDEVQHSLAAPTDPKPAAADSSGDKDSAKESASPAGATTPGTDGKGETFRLPDGREIPLPPGVTAEAVRAAFQKRMAGQELAPAERAMMQQVFGQMRRGGGGGRGGGGGRGGGGWNGQGRSNDFGGNYIVFALHGGKPAPQRIKTGLTDLDHIEVTEGLSEADTVLVLPSASLLQSQREFRERFQRMTGGGLPGMQQQQPAPRGGGGQAPRGAP comes from the coding sequence GTGTTCCTCGTTCTCCTCGGTCTCGCCACCACCTTCGGCGCTTGTGGCAAACAAAAGGACCTGCCGCTGTACGAGGCCGTGCCGGTCTCCCGGCGTGACCTCGTGGTCTCCGCCATCGCCGCCGGCCAGCTGGAGCCGGTGCTGACCGTCGACGTGAAGTCGAAGGCCTCGGGGGAGATCATCGACATGCGGGTCGAGACCGGCGCCGACGTCGACCCCGGGCAGCTGCTGGCGAGCATCGATCCCCGCCAGCCGCGCAACCAGCTGGCGCAGGCGGAGGCGAACCTCGAAGTCGCCAAGGCGCAGGAAGAGAACGCCGACGCTCAGTTGGCACGTTCCCAGAAGCTCTTCCAGCTCGAAGGCATCCCCGAGACCGAGTACGAGACCGCCAAGCTCGCCTCCGCCAATGCCAAAGCCGCGGTCGTGCGCGCCCAGGTGGACCTCGAGACCGCCCGCGATCAGATGGACGACACCCAGGTCCGCGCCCCGCTGCGCGGCACGGTGCTGGTGAAGAACGTCGAGCTGGGCACGGTGATCTCGAGCCCCACGCGCGACGTGGGCGGGGGCACCGTGCTCTTCCGCATGGCCAATCTGGATTCCGTGCAGGTGCGCTCGCTGGTGGACGAAACCGACATCGGCAAGGTGCGACCCGGCCTCGAGACCACCATCACCGTCGATGCCTATCCCAACCGTCCCTTCAGCGGCCGGGTGCTCAAGATCGAGCCGCAAGCCACGGTGCAGCAGAACGTCACCATGTTTCCCGTGCTCGTGGGACTCTTGAATCCGGAGCACCTCCTCATGCCGGGGATGAACTGCGAGGTGGAGATCCACGTCGGAGAACGGCAAGGCGTGCTCGCCATTCCCAACGCGGCGCTGCGCACGCAGCGCGACGTGGCCTCGGCGGCCCAGGTGCTGGGGCTCGACCCGGACGAGGTGCAGCACTCTCTGGCGGCACCGACGGACCCGAAGCCGGCAGCGGCGGATAGCAGCGGCGACAAGGACAGCGCGAAGGAAAGCGCCAGCCCGGCAGGTGCCACGACGCCAGGAACCGACGGCAAGGGCGAGACTTTCCGCCTCCCCGACGGCCGGGAGATCCCGCTGCCCCCGGGGGTCACGGCGGAGGCAGTGCGCGCCGCATTCCAGAAGCGCATGGCGGGACAGGAGCTGGCGCCGGCGGAGCGGGCGATGATGCAGCAGGTGTTCGGCCAGATGCGCCGGGGCGGTGGAGGCGGCCGCGGCGGCGGCGGCGGACGTGGCGGTGGCGGCTGGAACGGCCAGGGCAGGAGCAACGATTTCGGCGGCAACTACATCGTCTTCGCCCTGCACGGAGGCAAGCCGGCGCCGCAGCGGATCAAGACCGGCCTCACGGACCTGGATCACATCGAGGTGACCGAGGGGCTCTCGGAAGCAGACACGGTGCTGGTGCTGCCGAGCGCGTCGCTGCTGCAATCGCAGCGCGAGTTCCGCGAGCGCTTCCAGCGCATGACCGGCGGCGGCTTGCCTGGCATGCAGCAGCAGCAGCCGGCGCCGCGGGGCGGCGGCGGCCAAGCGCCGCGGGGAGCGCCGTAG
- the prmA gene encoding 50S ribosomal protein L11 methyltransferase, with protein MSWTQLSFVLPAQSVESVEAVLFALGALSVANRDAGSDAWYVDATPETSPWEEVRLEALFAPAVEREAIRAALQATAGAEAMASLAFETLEDRDWAREWMRDWKPQRFGRRLWICPTWMEPPDRQAATVFLDPGNAFGTGTHASTALCLEWLAAHDLAGRTVLDYGCGSGILAIAALCLGAERAWACDLDAQALAVCAENAARNAVADRLWIGSPSELPECSADVLLANILSRTLVDLAAELGQRLRPGGALALAGILETQVEAVIAAYAPWCRLAPAATREEWVLLTGEREVEGARSDGAAADRPSGRLPRPYS; from the coding sequence ATGTCCTGGACGCAGCTCTCCTTCGTCCTCCCGGCGCAGAGCGTCGAGAGCGTCGAGGCCGTGCTCTTCGCTCTCGGAGCGCTCTCGGTGGCCAACCGAGATGCCGGTTCCGATGCCTGGTACGTTGACGCGACCCCCGAGACGAGTCCGTGGGAAGAGGTGCGCCTCGAAGCACTCTTCGCGCCCGCGGTGGAACGGGAAGCGATCCGCGCCGCCCTGCAGGCCACCGCCGGCGCCGAGGCCATGGCGTCGCTCGCCTTCGAGACGCTGGAGGATCGCGACTGGGCGCGGGAGTGGATGCGGGACTGGAAGCCGCAGCGCTTCGGCCGCCGTCTTTGGATCTGCCCTACTTGGATGGAGCCGCCGGACCGGCAAGCGGCGACGGTGTTCTTGGATCCAGGGAACGCGTTCGGCACGGGAACCCATGCCTCCACGGCACTTTGTCTCGAGTGGCTCGCAGCCCATGATCTCGCGGGGCGCACCGTTCTCGACTACGGCTGTGGTTCGGGCATCCTCGCCATTGCAGCCCTTTGCTTGGGTGCCGAGCGTGCATGGGCTTGCGATCTCGATGCGCAGGCCCTCGCGGTGTGCGCGGAGAACGCGGCGCGGAACGCCGTCGCCGATAGGCTTTGGATAGGCTCGCCGAGTGAGCTCCCGGAGTGCAGCGCCGATGTGCTGCTGGCGAACATTTTGAGTCGGACCCTCGTTGATCTCGCCGCGGAGCTCGGGCAGCGCCTGCGCCCCGGCGGTGCACTCGCCCTCGCCGGCATCCTCGAGACCCAAGTCGAAGCCGTGATCGCCGCCTATGCCCCCTGGTGCCGGCTCGCGCCGGCGGCGACACGGGAGGAGTGGGTGTTGCTCACAGGCGAACGCGAGGTCGAAGGGGCGCGGAGCGACGGTGCCGCGGCCGATCGGCCCAGCGGCCGTCTGCCGCGACCCTACTCGTAG
- a CDS encoding LemA family protein, which produces MRKGMIVLIVVVVLLGILATRVVGSYNGLVTKQTQVRTAWAEVDNLLQRRNDLIPNLVETVKGFAAQEQTVFGNIAEARSKMAGARTPEERIAAGQAMDTALGRLLVVVENYPELRSSENFMRLQDELAGTENRLSVGRTRYNEIVGDFNASVRRFPMTLFAGMFGFGSEPFYPVATEAKEVPRVKFGS; this is translated from the coding sequence ATGCGCAAGGGCATGATCGTTCTCATCGTCGTCGTGGTGTTGCTGGGAATTCTCGCGACGCGGGTCGTCGGCAGCTACAACGGCCTGGTGACGAAGCAGACGCAGGTGCGCACCGCCTGGGCCGAAGTGGACAACCTGCTGCAACGCCGGAACGACCTCATCCCCAACCTGGTGGAAACGGTGAAAGGCTTCGCCGCCCAGGAGCAGACGGTCTTCGGCAACATCGCCGAGGCCCGCTCCAAGATGGCGGGGGCGCGCACGCCGGAGGAGCGCATCGCCGCCGGCCAGGCCATGGACACGGCGCTCGGCCGACTGCTCGTGGTAGTGGAGAACTACCCTGAGCTTCGCTCCAGCGAGAACTTCATGCGCTTGCAAGACGAGCTCGCCGGCACCGAGAACCGCCTTTCCGTGGGCCGCACCCGCTACAACGAGATCGTCGGCGATTTCAACGCCTCCGTCCGCCGCTTCCCGATGACCCTCTTCGCCGGCATGTTCGGCTTCGGCAGTGAGCCCTTCTATCCCGTGGCGACGGAAGCGAAGGAAGTGCCGCGGGTGAAATTCGGCTCCTGA
- a CDS encoding ATP-binding protein, which produces MEPTPSHEPRRRGRPAARRIAPDALRGKVRAHDPFELIRWLACSQTDPRKALAELVQNSLDAGARHVRITRVRERGLPALRVLDDGEGVIPELGRREALQYIATNIGHSRKRSLSLQERYQLMTQGQ; this is translated from the coding sequence ATGGAACCGACGCCGAGCCACGAACCCCGGCGCCGCGGCCGGCCCGCCGCGCGGCGCATCGCCCCGGACGCCCTCCGCGGCAAAGTGCGCGCCCACGATCCCTTCGAGCTCATCCGCTGGCTCGCTTGCAGCCAGACCGATCCACGCAAGGCCCTGGCGGAGCTGGTGCAGAACAGCCTGGACGCCGGCGCCCGCCACGTCCGCATCACCAGGGTGCGCGAACGGGGGCTGCCGGCGCTCCGTGTCCTCGACGACGGCGAGGGCGTCATTCCCGAGCTCGGGCGCCGCGAAGCCTTGCAATACATCGCCACCAACATCGGTCATAGCCGCAAGCGCTCGTTGTCGCTGCAGGAACGTTACCAGCTCATGACGCAAGGACAGTAG
- a CDS encoding ABC transporter ATP-binding protein, whose amino-acid sequence MTLIDIRELVKDYNMGSTTVRALAGVDLKIERNEYVAIMGPSGSGKSTLMNLVGCLDTPTSGEYFLNGRDVSRMNDNELAAVRNREIGFVFQTFNLLPRASAFHNVELPLVYARVRSGERRKRTAAALEAVGLTDRGHHKPNELSGGQRQRVAIARALVTEPSLILADEPTGNLDTKTGEEIMQVFEDLYRGGNTIVMVTHEADIARHCRRVVRLRDGHIELDTTADRAFAQA is encoded by the coding sequence ATGACGCTCATCGACATCCGTGAGTTGGTGAAGGACTACAACATGGGCAGCACCACGGTGCGGGCCCTGGCGGGCGTGGACCTCAAGATCGAGCGCAACGAGTACGTCGCCATCATGGGCCCCAGTGGCTCCGGAAAGTCGACCCTGATGAACCTCGTCGGCTGCCTGGATACTCCCACCTCCGGGGAGTACTTCCTCAACGGCCGTGACGTGAGCCGGATGAACGACAACGAGCTCGCGGCGGTGCGCAACCGCGAGATCGGCTTCGTCTTCCAGACCTTCAACCTCCTGCCCCGAGCCAGCGCCTTCCACAACGTGGAGCTGCCCCTGGTCTACGCCCGCGTGCGCTCCGGGGAGCGGCGGAAACGCACCGCCGCCGCGCTCGAGGCGGTGGGGCTCACCGACCGCGGCCACCACAAGCCCAACGAGCTCTCCGGCGGCCAGCGCCAGCGTGTCGCCATCGCCCGCGCCCTGGTGACGGAGCCGTCGCTCATCCTGGCCGACGAACCCACGGGCAACCTGGACACGAAGACCGGCGAGGAGATCATGCAAGTATTCGAGGATCTGTACCGCGGCGGCAACACCATCGTCATGGTAACCCACGAGGCGGACATCGCCCGCCACTGCCGCCGCGTGGTGCGCTTGCGCGACGGTCACATCGAGCTCGACACCACCGCGGACCGCGCCTTCGCCCAGGCGTGA
- a CDS encoding TPM domain-containing protein: MRIRPAERLLLSFCLLALAGASETSRALRPEDLGRPQGYLTDEARVLDSEARHRIENYLAAIETALQVQCAVVTVPSVAPGTIEEFAVKLFETWGIGGAKKDEGLLLLVAVEEHQVRFEVGYGLEGVLPDGRVGGIIRQQIVPRFREGDYAGGILDGLAVAAEHIATAKGLAAPKPSGGRPPPRQRREGLPPSTLVLVLVAVIVLASLGSGSRRRRRRGGFGGPWYGGWTSGGGFGGGGGGGGFGGFGGGASGGGGATGRW, translated from the coding sequence ATGCGTATCCGGCCCGCTGAGCGCCTTCTCCTCTCGTTCTGTCTCCTCGCCCTGGCGGGTGCGTCGGAGACTTCGCGCGCTCTGCGACCCGAGGATCTGGGACGGCCGCAGGGTTACCTCACGGACGAGGCGCGAGTCCTGGACAGCGAAGCGCGACACCGCATCGAGAACTACCTCGCAGCGATCGAAACAGCGTTGCAGGTGCAGTGCGCCGTCGTCACCGTGCCGAGCGTGGCACCCGGGACGATCGAAGAATTCGCCGTGAAACTCTTCGAGACCTGGGGCATCGGGGGCGCGAAGAAAGACGAGGGATTGCTGCTTCTGGTGGCGGTGGAGGAGCACCAAGTGCGCTTCGAGGTAGGCTACGGTCTCGAGGGCGTGCTTCCCGACGGGCGCGTTGGCGGCATCATCCGCCAGCAGATCGTGCCGCGCTTCCGGGAAGGTGACTACGCCGGTGGCATCCTCGACGGCCTCGCTGTCGCCGCCGAGCATATCGCCACCGCGAAAGGGCTCGCCGCCCCCAAACCCAGCGGCGGCAGGCCGCCCCCGCGCCAGCGCCGCGAGGGCTTGCCCCCCAGCACTCTCGTTCTCGTGCTCGTCGCCGTCATCGTCCTTGCTTCTCTCGGGAGCGGCAGCCGCCGTCGCCGGCGGCGCGGCGGCTTCGGAGGTCCGTGGTATGGTGGCTGGACTTCTGGCGGCGGTTTCGGTGGTGGCGGCGGGGGCGGTGGCTTCGGTGGTTTTGGTGGCGGCGCCTCTGGTGGCGGTGGCGCCACCGGGCGCTGGTAG
- a CDS encoding ABC transporter permease, translating to MLLVEILRVALEAVRANKMRSLLTMLGIIIGVGAVITMLALGTGARHAVEARIQALGANLLSIYPGQSMMRGVAQDVRVSLTLDDAEALGGEARYVRAVVPELSRNLQVERGNQNLNVNVVGTTPDYIPVRNYTLPAGRMFTHGDDEAQRRFAVVGSAIPDMLNSNATALIGQQLHIAGTPFEIIGVLSEKGGAQGWQNPDEQILVPLQTARYRVLGTDRLRSITVQVDKPEFMNLAMLEIERVLRREHHIRPGEANDFMIRNQADVMATFQETTQTFSILLAGIAAVSLLVGGIGIMNIMLVSVTERTREIGIRKALGATRFHILFQFLVEALVLCLVGGLLGILFGSLGAMALSRLAHWNTAIQPLAILLAFAFSFAVGLFFGIWPARRAAILDPIVALRYE from the coding sequence ATGCTGCTCGTGGAGATCCTGCGTGTCGCCCTCGAAGCCGTCCGGGCCAACAAGATGCGCTCGCTCCTCACCATGCTCGGCATCATCATCGGCGTGGGCGCGGTGATCACCATGCTCGCCCTCGGCACCGGGGCGCGACACGCGGTGGAAGCGCGGATCCAGGCCCTCGGAGCCAACCTGCTCAGCATCTATCCCGGGCAGTCGATGATGCGCGGCGTTGCCCAAGACGTCCGTGTCAGCCTGACGCTGGACGACGCCGAAGCCCTCGGCGGCGAAGCGCGCTACGTGCGGGCCGTGGTCCCGGAGCTGTCGCGCAACCTGCAGGTGGAACGGGGCAACCAAAACCTCAACGTCAACGTCGTCGGCACCACGCCCGATTACATCCCGGTCCGCAACTACACCTTGCCCGCGGGACGCATGTTCACCCACGGCGACGACGAGGCGCAGCGGCGCTTCGCCGTGGTGGGCTCCGCCATCCCGGACATGCTGAACTCGAACGCCACCGCCCTCATCGGCCAGCAGCTGCACATCGCCGGCACCCCCTTCGAGATCATCGGGGTGCTCTCGGAGAAGGGCGGCGCGCAGGGTTGGCAGAACCCGGACGAGCAGATCCTGGTGCCGTTGCAAACGGCGCGCTACCGGGTCCTGGGCACGGACCGGCTGCGGTCGATCACGGTGCAGGTCGACAAGCCGGAGTTCATGAACTTGGCGATGCTCGAGATCGAGCGGGTGCTGCGCCGGGAGCACCACATCCGGCCCGGCGAGGCCAACGACTTCATGATCCGCAACCAGGCCGATGTCATGGCCACCTTCCAGGAGACCACCCAGACCTTCTCCATCCTCCTGGCGGGGATCGCGGCGGTGAGCCTGCTCGTCGGCGGCATCGGCATCATGAACATCATGCTGGTGTCGGTGACCGAGCGCACCCGGGAGATCGGCATTCGCAAGGCCCTCGGCGCCACCCGCTTCCACATCCTCTTTCAGTTCCTGGTAGAGGCCCTGGTCCTCTGCTTGGTGGGCGGCTTGCTCGGCATCCTCTTCGGTTCGCTCGGCGCCATGGCGCTCTCCCGGCTGGCGCACTGGAACACCGCCATCCAGCCGCTCGCCATCCTGCTTGCCTTCGCCTTCAGCTTCGCCGTCGGCCTCTTCTTCGGCATCTGGCCGGCGCGCCGCGCCGCCATCCTGGACCCGATCGTGGCGCTGCGCTACGAGTGA
- a CDS encoding ABC transporter permease, whose product MLRHATLAFDAVRSHKLRSSLTALGIFIGVFTVIVMIGLIEGVNRTVEGVVNEELGTDTFWVGKVWGPAHSDEERRRLWRERRDLTYEDVDALRQCDMVRATAPYLGIYKPVYYGNEKSRQVEIIGTTQTYLEVINLDVSEGRLWTDFEAERGRPVVILGRTVIHKLFPEGSYLGREVRIENHRFTVIGVLRERGKKLGNDLDAKALVPAQALLKHYGRGQEHWIVVKAMSPLTIEETKDQVIQVMRSRRGVRADQENDFDVVMSDRFTQMFRDATGAIAAGLTGIASIALLVGGIGIMNIMLVSVTERTREIGIRKAVGARKAEILQQFIVEAVVLTSMGGLVALLISTGVVSLIGKLTPVPASVPSYAPALGLGICSFVGLVFGIFPALKAARLDPVECLRYE is encoded by the coding sequence ATGCTGCGCCATGCCACGCTCGCCTTCGATGCCGTCCGCAGCCACAAGCTGCGTTCGTCGCTCACCGCGCTCGGTATCTTCATCGGCGTCTTCACGGTGATCGTCATGATCGGCCTCATCGAGGGTGTGAACCGTACGGTGGAAGGCGTCGTCAACGAGGAGCTCGGCACCGACACCTTCTGGGTAGGCAAGGTCTGGGGACCCGCCCACAGCGACGAAGAACGCCGGCGGTTGTGGCGAGAGCGGCGCGACCTGACCTACGAGGACGTCGACGCGTTGCGCCAGTGCGACATGGTGCGGGCGACGGCACCGTACCTGGGCATCTACAAACCGGTTTACTACGGCAATGAGAAGAGCCGGCAGGTGGAGATCATCGGGACCACCCAGACCTACCTGGAAGTGATCAACCTGGACGTGAGCGAGGGCCGCCTGTGGACGGACTTCGAGGCCGAGCGCGGCCGGCCGGTGGTCATCCTGGGCCGCACGGTGATCCACAAGCTCTTTCCCGAAGGCAGCTATCTCGGGCGGGAGGTGCGCATCGAGAATCACCGCTTCACAGTCATCGGTGTGCTGCGGGAGCGCGGCAAGAAGCTGGGGAACGATCTCGACGCCAAGGCCCTGGTGCCGGCGCAGGCGCTGCTCAAGCACTACGGCCGGGGCCAGGAGCACTGGATCGTGGTCAAGGCCATGTCGCCGCTCACGATCGAAGAGACCAAGGATCAGGTGATCCAGGTGATGCGCAGCCGCCGCGGCGTGCGCGCCGACCAGGAGAACGACTTCGATGTGGTGATGTCGGACCGTTTCACCCAGATGTTCCGCGACGCCACCGGCGCCATCGCCGCCGGGCTCACCGGGATCGCCTCCATCGCGCTCCTCGTCGGCGGGATCGGCATCATGAACATCATGCTGGTGTCGGTGACGGAACGCACCCGGGAGATCGGCATCCGCAAGGCCGTCGGCGCCAGGAAAGCGGAGATCCTGCAGCAGTTCATCGTCGAGGCCGTCGTCCTCACCAGTATGGGCGGTCTGGTGGCGTTGCTCATCTCCACCGGCGTTGTCTCACTCATCGGCAAGTTGACCCCGGTCCCGGCGAGCGTTCCTTCCTACGCCCCGGCACTCGGACTCGGCATCTGCTCCTTTGTCGGCCTCGTCTTCGGCATCTTCCCGGCCCTCAAGGCGGCGCGCCTCGACCCGGTGGAGTGCCTGCGCTACGAGTAG
- a CDS encoding ABC transporter permease, with the protein MQLSECMKVAVGTLRAHKMRALLTCLGIIIGVTAVIGLLAIVSGIRDSVSRQFSSIGAEMISINRWDWASSGNDEDYEKRKPLTMREYETVRALPSVSIASPTVYTSRDVVFRNVRVGGVTICGTNDTYPAIENWSVADGRFLTDDDIHATRPVVALGADVAENLFPGGGGVDQEVRIGGQAYRVIGILGRKGSIFGQSQDNIVNVPYTTFAKHWGLSTRRDVNISALPAAGHSRQDTIDEIRGALRRVRRVPLEAPDDFAINTSDRLIQTFNRVTAGFFAVMIMIGGMALLVGGIGIMNIMLVSVTERTREIGIRKAIGARRRDIVTQFLIEAIILCLLGGAVGILLGCGIAMAVAQASPVPARVTPASIILGFGVSTTVGLVFGLWPAVRASRLDPVEALRYE; encoded by the coding sequence ATGCAGTTGAGCGAATGCATGAAGGTCGCGGTGGGCACACTGCGGGCCCACAAGATGCGGGCGCTCCTCACCTGCCTCGGGATCATCATCGGAGTGACCGCGGTCATCGGCCTGCTGGCCATCGTCTCGGGCATCCGCGACAGCGTCTCGCGGCAGTTCAGCTCCATCGGCGCCGAGATGATCTCCATCAACCGCTGGGATTGGGCCTCGTCGGGCAACGACGAGGACTACGAGAAGCGCAAGCCCTTGACCATGCGCGAGTACGAAACCGTGCGCGCTCTGCCCTCCGTGTCCATCGCTTCGCCCACGGTGTACACCAGCCGGGACGTGGTCTTCCGTAACGTGCGCGTGGGCGGCGTGACCATCTGCGGCACCAACGACACCTATCCTGCCATCGAGAACTGGAGCGTGGCGGACGGGCGCTTCCTCACCGACGACGACATCCATGCCACCCGCCCCGTCGTCGCCCTCGGCGCCGACGTAGCCGAGAACCTCTTCCCCGGCGGCGGCGGCGTCGACCAGGAAGTCCGCATCGGCGGCCAGGCCTACCGGGTCATCGGCATCCTGGGCCGGAAGGGCAGCATCTTCGGCCAGTCCCAGGACAACATCGTCAACGTCCCCTACACCACCTTCGCCAAGCACTGGGGCCTGAGCACCCGGCGGGACGTCAACATCTCCGCCTTGCCCGCCGCCGGACATAGCCGGCAGGACACCATCGACGAGATCCGCGGTGCCTTGCGCCGGGTGCGACGGGTGCCGCTGGAGGCGCCCGACGACTTCGCCATCAACACCTCGGATCGCCTCATCCAGACTTTCAACCGCGTCACCGCCGGTTTCTTCGCGGTCATGATCATGATCGGCGGGATGGCACTGCTCGTGGGCGGGATCGGCATCATGAACATTATGCTGGTCTCGGTGACGGAGCGCACCCGGGAGATCGGCATCCGCAAGGCCATCGGCGCCCGGCGGCGGGACATCGTGACGCAATTCCTCATCGAGGCCATCATCCTTTGCCTCCTCGGCGGTGCCGTGGGCATCCTCCTCGGTTGTGGGATCGCCATGGCGGTGGCCCAGGCGTCGCCCGTGCCGGCACGGGTGACCCCCGCTAGCATCATCCTGGGCTTCGGCGTTTCCACCACCGTCGGTCTGGTTTTCGGACTGTGGCCCGCGGTCCGGGCCTCGCGCCTCGATCCGGTCGAGGCCCTGCGTTACGAGTGA